From Desulfoplanes formicivorans:
CCCGGCAACCACCGAGGCGGTGTTGGAATCCGAACCGTCTGTCAGCACCTGGACCATGCCGGTTCTTCCTGCGGCCATGTTCTGGCCAAATCCCGGCAGGATGCGGATCCCGGCCCGGATGCGCCCCTGATCGAACAACCGGATCATCTCCTCCGGGCTCGTTGGTCTGGCTGTGACACGGAAATGGTTGGAAGAGGTGAACGCCCGTACAAGCTCCCGGGAACGCACGCTCTCGTCCCCGTCAAGAACGGCCGTGGCGATACGAGTGACGTCCGTGGTCAGGGCAAAGGCAAAAACAAGCATCTGCATGCAGGGGAGCACCACGATGATCATCCGCATGCGTACATCCCTGAACATCTGCAGAAATTCCTTGACGAGCATGTTCTTCATTCGTCGCATGATCACTCCAGGACAAGGCGCATCTTTGCATGAGCCCATACGATCATGAGCACCATGTACACGGCAAGAAGAACCGCATTAACCAACAGGATTTCCAGACCGATTCCCTTGAGATAGATCCCCCGGAGAATGGCGATGAGGTAACGTGCGGGAAGGATGTAACTCAATTTCTGGATGAGCCAGGGCATGTCCGCAATGGCGAACATGAACCCCGAAAGCATGATTGAGGGCATGAAGCTGGAGAGCAGGGCGATCTGATTGGCCAGCACCTGGGATTTGGTCACAATGGAAATCATCAGTCCGTAAAACAGGGTACCGATGAGAAAAATGGAGGCCAGACCAAAAACCAGTCCCGTGGAACCCCGCAGGGGCACGTCAAACAACACGTACCCGAGACCCACGGAAAGGGCCACATCAACCATGCCGATGACAAAATAGGGAATAACCTTGCCCAGAAGCAGCTCGGGAACCCGAATGGGTGTAGCCAGGAGCTGTTCCATGGTCCCGGTTTCCCACTCCCGGGCAATGGTCACCGAAGTGAGCATGGACGCAATGACCACCATGACAATGGCCACAATCCCGGGAATGATCCCGTTCTGACTGCGCAGGTCCTGATTGTACAGGGTCCTTGGCCGAAGATCCACCAACGCGCTGTTCCCGCTGATATGGCGGCCCTGCATCCTCATGGCCTTGACCTGCAGGGAAAAGGAAGCCCCGATAGCGGACACGTAATTCATGGCCAGCCGGGCCGAATTGGCATCACTCCCGTCCACCAGCACCTGGATGGACGTGTCTTTTCCCGCAAGAAGACAGCGGGCAAAATCATCGGGAATGACCAGACCAACCAGAATGTCCCCCCGGTCCAAACCTTGCTCCATCTCCTTGTAATCGTTCGTAAACCGGGTGATCTCAAAATAGGGTGACCCCTGAAACAGGCTGATGAATTCCCGGCTCTGGGGTGTTTGGGAACGGTCCAGGACCATGGTCGGCACGTTCTTCAGATCCAGAGACAGGGCATAGCCAAAGAGAAGAATAAGCAGCAGGGGAATGGCCACGGCCATGACCAGACTCCTCCAGTCCCTGATCACATGGAGAAACTCCTTGCGCGCCACAGCGGCCAACCGGGAGATGCTGATCATGTCCCCTGCTCCTGATTTCTGTCCGTCTCCTCGATAAGGGAAACAAACACGTCCTCCATGGACGGGGTGATCCGTTCCAGGGAGTATGCAAGGTGACGCTGACGCGTCATGAGAGCGTCAACGTC
This genomic window contains:
- a CDS encoding ABC transporter permease, with product MISISRLAAVARKEFLHVIRDWRSLVMAVAIPLLLILLFGYALSLDLKNVPTMVLDRSQTPQSREFISLFQGSPYFEITRFTNDYKEMEQGLDRGDILVGLVIPDDFARCLLAGKDTSIQVLVDGSDANSARLAMNYVSAIGASFSLQVKAMRMQGRHISGNSALVDLRPRTLYNQDLRSQNGIIPGIVAIVMVVIASMLTSVTIAREWETGTMEQLLATPIRVPELLLGKVIPYFVIGMVDVALSVGLGYVLFDVPLRGSTGLVFGLASIFLIGTLFYGLMISIVTKSQVLANQIALLSSFMPSIMLSGFMFAIADMPWLIQKLSYILPARYLIAILRGIYLKGIGLEILLVNAVLLAVYMVLMIVWAHAKMRLVLE